The Impatiens glandulifera chromosome 3, dImpGla2.1, whole genome shotgun sequence genome contains a region encoding:
- the LOC124931222 gene encoding uncharacterized protein LOC124931222 translates to MGFSLFSLICFLHSAIATTTGVLMMFYMADIYSFTHGAEVATKLIGSTSRDQLLIRTSDSFSGLLLFAIGFLVFMVAFVKDKEFHSFFAKGCFLLHTSMAVWRFNFERRVEDLAWDWLRLLVGDIVLALSWIFFLVHSWKDKYD, encoded by the coding sequence ATGGGTTTCTCACTTTTCTCTCTAATCTGTTTCCTCCATTCCGCAATCGCAACCACCACCGGCGTCCTCATGATGTTCTACATGGCCGACATCTATTCCTTCACCCACGGCGCTGAAGTCGCGACCAAGCTAATCGGATCAACGAGTCGTGACCAGCTTCTGATTCGAACCTCGGATTCATTCTCCGGTCTTCTACTTTTCGCAATTGGGTTTCTTGTTTTCATGGTTGCCTTCGTGAAGGATAAAGAATTCCATAGTTTCTTCGCCAAAGGTTGTTTCCTTCTCCATACTTCGATGGCTGTTTGGAGATTCAATTTTGAAAGGAGGGTTGAGGATCTTGCCTGGGATTGGTTGAGGTTATTAGTTGGTGATATTGTACTTGCTCTGTCTTGGATTTTCTTTCTTGTTCATTCATGGAAGGATAAATATGATTAA
- the LOC124931231 gene encoding DEAD-box ATP-dependent RNA helicase 38-like, translating into MSSGSETPSASQPLPEQKPLEKRSWADEVDEEVQDEEPSVSSVEKSSSSKDKAVDDLSLESLAVDETKKVNMFLEDPEDSSIEAVTVGETPYTSAKMFEDLNLSPELIKGLYVEMKFTRPSKIQAVSLPMILTPPHKHLIAQAHNGSGKTTCFVLGMLSRVDPAFRSPQALCICPTRELAIQNMEVLQKMGKYTGITYELLIPPPADSAGYLPVAKRPALTAQIAIGTPGTINNYIRLKKLNASSLKILVFDEADHMLAERGFKDDSIRIMRAIASTNPQCQVLLFSATFDDIVRDFVSKIVKDTFRGDYNKMFVKKEELSLESVKQYKVRCPDEPSKILVIKDKLLELGQKVGQTIIFVRTRNSTKMLHKALTEFGYEVTAIQGALNQEDRDRIVKEFKDGLTHVLIATDVLARGFDQSQVNLVVNFDLPINHENQTEPDCEVYLHRVGRAGRFGRKGAVFNLLCGERDSMIMDKIEKHFNTSVPEISSWTSDQGFQEALKKAGLLDG; encoded by the exons ATGTCTTCTGGATCGGAAACCCCTAGCGCCAGCCAGCCCTTACCGGAGCAGAAACCCTTGGAAAAGCGCTCCTGGGCCGACGAGGTTGATGAAGAAGTTCAAGACGAAGAGCCTTCTGTTTCTTCTGTAGAGAAATCCTCTTCCTCCAAGGACAAAGCTGTCGATGACTTAAGTCTGGAGTCTTTGGCCGTCGATGAGACGAAGAAGGTTAATATGTTCCTAGAAGATCCCGAAGACTCTAGCATTGAAGCT GTCACAGTAGGGGAGACGCCATATACTTCGGCGAAGATGTTCGAGGACTTGAATCTATCGCCGGAATTGATCAAGGGTTTATACGTGGAGATGAAGTTCACGAGGCCAAGCAAGATCCAGGCTGTAAGTTTGCCCATGATCTTAACTCCTCCTCACAAGCACTTGATTGCTCAGGCCCACAACGGTTCAGGAAAGACCACCTGTTTTGTGCTCGGGATGTTGAGCCGTGTCGATCCAGCCTTCCGTTCTCCTCAGGCCCTCTGTATTTGCCCAACCAGAGAATTAGCTATCCAG AACATGGAAGTTCTTCAAAAAATGGGCAAGTATACTGGAATTACTTATGAACTTCTTATACCACCACCAGCTGATAGTGCTGGCTATTTGCCTGTGGCTAAGCGACCAGCTTTGACGGCACAAATAGCGATTGGGACACCTGGCACAATCAATAACTATATTCGGTTGAAAAAATTGAATGCGTCGTCATTGAAGATTCTTGTTTTTGACGAGGCTGATCATATGTTAGCTGAG AGAGGATTCAAAGATGACTCAATTAGGATTATGAGGGCAATTGCGTCTACCAATCCTCAGTGCCAG GTTCTTCTATTTTCCGCGACTTTTGATGACATTGTGAGGGATTTTGTGTCGAAGATCGTGAAAGACACTTTCAGAGGAGACTATAACAAGATGTTTGTAAAAAAAGAAGAATTGTCGTTGGAGTCTGTGAAACAGTACAAGGTCAGGTGTCCGGATGAGCCTTCAAAGATTCTGGTCATAAAAGATAAACTGCTCGAGTTGGGGCAGAAAGTTGGGCagacaataatatttgttcgcACGAGAAATAGCACAAAAATGTTGCATAAAGCCCTTACGGAATTTGGTTATGAGGTGACTGCAATTCAGGGTGCTCTTAATCAAGAAGATAGAGACAGGATAGTGAAGGAATTTAAAGATGGGTTAACTCATGTACTCATAGCAACTGATGTTCTTGCCCGGGGGTTTGACCAGTCCCAA GTCAATTTGGTTGTCAATTTCGATCTTCCTATAAATCATGAGAACCAAACAGAGCCAGACTGTGAGGTATACTTGCATCGTGTTGGTAGGGCTGGGCGTTTTGGCCGCAAGG GTGCTGTTTTCAACTTGCTATGTGGGGAAAGAGATTCCATGATAATGGACAAAATTGAGAAACACTTTAATACTTCAGTACCGGAG ATATCGTCTTGGACAAGTGATCAAGGCTTTCAAGAAGCCCTGAAAAAAGCAGGATTGTTGGATGgatga